A DNA window from Vigna angularis cultivar LongXiaoDou No.4 chromosome 1, ASM1680809v1, whole genome shotgun sequence contains the following coding sequences:
- the LOC108319103 gene encoding isoflavone 2'-hydroxylase, with protein MEIPFLSILSYSFLYLLLFLVFQLLLQARKFQNLPPGPPSLPIFGNLHHLKRPLHRTFKALSDNYGHVISLWFGSRLVVVVSSHSLFQHCFTKNDVALANRPRFLSGKYIFYNYTTLGSSPYGHHWRNLRRITALELLSTHRINTFADIRRDETHRLIRKLAEDASSDFAEVELTSKFYDMTFNNIMRMISGKRYYGDDCDMADVEEARQFRAMVSELLKLSGANNKNDFMPLLRLFDFENLEKRLKKISSKTDTFLNGLLEEQRSRKQGANTMVDHLLSLQESQPDYYTDQIIKGLALGMLVAGTDSSAVTLEWALSCMLNHPEVLKRTRDELEKQVGQERLLEESDLPKLPYLKNIIFETLRLYTPAPLLLPHSSSEECMIGGFKVPRDSIVLINAWSIHRDPEVWSEATSFKPERFESEGELEKLIAFGMGRRACPGGALAMRALCLTLGLLIQCFDWKLFGDKELDMREENGFTLSRLIPLKAMCKARPVINMLLD; from the exons ATGGAGATCCCTTTTCTTTCCATCTTATCCTACTCTTTCCTCTACCTCCTTCTCTTTCTCGTTTTCCAGCTTCTTCTCCAAGCCAGAAAGTTCCAGAACCTTCCACCAGGTCCACCCTCTCTTCCCATATTCGGCAACCTCCACCACCTCAAACGCCCCCTCCACCGCACCTTCAAAGCCCTTTCCGACAACTACGGCCACGTCATCTCACTCTGGTTCGGATCACGCCTCGTCGTCGTCGTCTCCTCCCACTCCCTCTTCCAACACTGCTTCACCAAAAACGACGTCGCCCTCGCCAACCGGCCCCGCTTCCTCTCCGGCAAATACATCTTCTACAACTACACCACCCTTGGCTCCTCCCCCTACGGCCACCACTGGCGCAACCTCCGCCGCATCACCGCTCTCGAACTCCTCTCCACACACCGCATCAATACCTTTGCCGATATTCGAAGGGACGAAACGCACAGACTCATCCGGAAGCTCGCTGAGGACGCGTCGAGCGACTTCGCCGAAGTGGAACTCACTTCCAAGTTCTACGACATGACGTTCAACAACATAATGAGGATGATCTCAGGAAAGAGGTACTACGGTGATGACTGCGACATGGCCGATGTGGAAGAGGCCCGGCAGTTCAGGGCCATGGTTTCGGAGCTTCTGAAGCTGTCCGGCGCCAATAACAAAAACGATTTCATGCCCTTACTGAGGCTGTTTGATTTTGAAAACCTGGAGAAGAGGCTCAAGAAGATCAGTTCCAAAACTGACACCTTCTTGAATGGACTCCTGGAAGAACAGCGCAGCAGGAAGCAAGGTGCAAATACCATGGTTGATCATCTCCTCAGTTTGCAGGAATCGCAACCTGACTATTACACTGACCAAATCATCAAAGGCCTTGCTTTG GGCATGCTGGTTGCTGGAACTGATTCATCAGCTGTAACTTTAGAGTGGGCATTATCTTGTATGCTGAACCATCCAGAGGTGTTGAAGAGGACAAGGGATGAATTGGAAAAACAAGTGGGACAAGAGCGTTTGTTGGAGGAGTCTGACTTACCAAAACTACCTTACCTTAAAAACATAATCTTTGAGACACTTAGGTTGTATACTCCTGCCCCATTGTTGTTGCCACACTCATCTTCAGAAGAGTGCATGATTGGGGGATTCAAAGTTCCACGAGACTCTATAGTGCTGATAAATGCTTGGTCCATTCACAGGGACCCTGAAGTGTGGAGTGAAGCCACAAGTTTCAAGCCTGAAAGATTTGAAAGTGAAGGTGAGTTGGAGAAGCTAATTGCGTTCGGGATGGGAAGAAGGGCTTGCCCAGGAGGAGCCTTGGCTATGCGTGCACTCTGCTTGACTTTGGGATTATTGATTCAATGCTTCGATTGGAAACTATTTGGTGACAAAGAGCTAGATATGAGAGAGGAAAATGGATTCACTTTGTCCCGTTTAATCCCATTAAAGGCCATGTGTAAAGCACGCCCAGTCATCAACATGCTTCTGGACTGA